One genomic region from Candidatus Gastranaerophilales bacterium encodes:
- the pgeF gene encoding peptidoglycan editing factor PgeF yields the protein MFYFETKQFMKSDIFDNSILSHVFTTRKDNKNPYGFSMSSKDFGNTDTKFILQNRKAACDYLQVDFDKLLIPEQKHTANIAVIAQDTQQPYDLSDTDGVITNITGLPVMLLFADCIGLILFDPVKNVMGIIHAGWRGSAERIAQKAGLIFVEQFNSNPADIKVAIGAGISQSCFEVSEDIARQLNMTIEGDYANIFSRTADGIKVDLKMINAIQLNKIGIKNIDICNFCTSCGVNTFYSYRKENGKTGRHAILGCLKEKN from the coding sequence ATGTTTTATTTTGAAACAAAACAGTTCATGAAATCGGATATTTTTGACAACAGTATATTATCCCATGTTTTTACAACAAGAAAAGATAACAAAAACCCTTACGGATTTAGCATGAGCAGCAAAGATTTCGGCAATACGGATACAAAATTTATACTCCAAAACAGAAAAGCCGCCTGTGATTATTTGCAGGTTGATTTTGACAAACTGCTTATCCCCGAACAAAAACATACCGCAAATATTGCGGTGATTGCGCAAGATACACAGCAGCCTTATGATTTATCTGATACTGACGGTGTTATAACAAATATTACAGGGCTGCCGGTTATGTTATTGTTTGCGGATTGTATAGGGTTGATTTTGTTTGACCCTGTCAAAAATGTTATGGGTATAATCCATGCCGGCTGGCGGGGCAGCGCAGAGAGAATAGCTCAAAAAGCAGGCTTGATTTTTGTCGAGCAGTTTAATTCAAACCCTGCCGATATAAAAGTTGCGATAGGGGCAGGGATTTCGCAGTCTTGTTTTGAAGTATCCGAGGATATTGCCCGACAGTTGAATATGACTATTGAAGGTGATTATGCTAATATATTTTCTAGGACCGCAGACGGGATAAAAGTTGACTTGAAAATGATTAATGCAATTCAGCTTAATAAAATCGGAATAAAAAATATTGATATTTGTAATTTTTGTACAAGCTGCGGCGTTAATACTTTTTATTCTTACAGAAAAGAAAACGGCAAAACAGGCAGACACGCTATTTTAGGATGCTTAAAGGAGAAAAATTAA
- a CDS encoding glycoside hydrolase family 38 C-terminal domain-containing protein, with amino-acid sequence MKKQVFAYLQTHWDREWYKPFEEYRIRLVRVLEDIFNKLTAGQINSFYLDGQTVALIDYLELYPEKETFVKNLIKEKKLFIGPFYALTDEFLVNGESLARNLLYGIKYSQKMGMSDFAGYLPDAFGHNACMPMLFELTDIKNALVWRGAGHEKSEFLWKFNNYQVRATLLVEGYFQDYLSKKTAAVRTAKNIEGFLDNISKYNLTENILLPIGADHLGCCDNLKQKISYLNKYLKNYEIKLSTLEEYFNTVTAACGENINTIEGELRDNSRNSILPSCFSSRVYLKQQNASAMWNLGKIAEPLGAICACVFGEKSFHNELQNAWHLLLQNHAHDSICGCSLDSVHRENEMRFEKIEQISQSVLNETLFALERKIKKDEFFALNLSNFKYSGVIRLISNKKLPLQKLRSFKAFPRSISYDIHNIPVQENYKTCYEYALLGKDLKPFALTPLQITPPEKTALKVLPNELENAIIRIKVNKNGSLDIKNKLNGLEFKNLHQIFDIADVGDSYNFSPVMGDKPLKAQFISSKIAQQGKVLCSLELKYTLKIPAGVIANGMKKSTRSKKLLKHDFKLVIELAENSPRLDFKLIFANKAKNHMLKLNFPLPKDITTTLSEDNFGAIKRAFSPEYELEKLLPAPKNVEVSLNTGALQRFVQTQGLCVLTKGLNEYEVYKNNLNITLMRGFGEIAQKSLLTRNTAAGPPLPTPGGQCLREFEQEYALLLTENIDEMFAQADFFYNPVVTMQGFGKKTVLPDLNLHHQSEGVYVHSVKEAQSKDGLIIKIFNYNDVEKKIHIDFGAKEVLETDLLENIVNKKNLADKAVALPPQSIKVFKLIF; translated from the coding sequence ATGAAAAAACAAGTTTTTGCATACTTACAAACCCACTGGGACAGAGAATGGTACAAGCCTTTTGAAGAATACCGAATAAGGCTTGTTCGTGTACTTGAGGATATTTTTAACAAGCTTACAGCAGGGCAGATAAATTCCTTTTATCTCGACGGGCAAACGGTTGCTCTTATTGACTATTTGGAACTTTATCCTGAAAAAGAAACGTTTGTAAAAAATTTAATCAAAGAAAAAAAACTGTTTATAGGTCCTTTTTATGCGCTTACGGATGAATTTTTGGTAAACGGCGAGAGTTTAGCACGTAATCTTTTGTATGGTATCAAATATTCCCAAAAAATGGGAATGTCGGATTTTGCGGGATATTTGCCTGATGCTTTCGGGCATAACGCCTGTATGCCTATGCTATTTGAACTGACTGATATTAAAAACGCTCTTGTCTGGCGCGGCGCAGGACATGAAAAATCAGAATTTCTGTGGAAGTTTAATAATTATCAAGTCCGGGCAACCTTGCTTGTTGAAGGCTATTTTCAAGATTATTTGTCCAAAAAAACCGCTGCGGTCAGAACCGCAAAGAACATAGAGGGTTTTTTGGATAATATTTCTAAATATAATTTGACGGAAAATATACTTTTGCCGATAGGCGCTGACCATTTGGGCTGCTGCGATAATTTGAAGCAGAAAATCAGCTATTTGAATAAATACCTTAAAAATTATGAGATAAAACTTTCAACTTTGGAAGAGTATTTTAATACGGTTACCGCTGCTTGCGGTGAAAACATCAATACAATTGAGGGTGAACTCAGGGATAACAGCAGGAACTCGATTTTGCCGTCTTGTTTTTCTTCAAGAGTTTATCTGAAACAGCAAAATGCTTCTGCTATGTGGAATTTGGGTAAAATAGCAGAACCGTTGGGCGCAATTTGTGCTTGTGTTTTTGGCGAAAAATCATTTCATAACGAGCTTCAAAACGCCTGGCATTTACTTTTACAAAATCACGCCCATGACAGTATTTGCGGCTGCAGCTTAGACAGCGTCCACAGGGAAAACGAGATGCGTTTTGAAAAAATCGAACAAATAAGCCAAAGTGTTTTAAATGAAACGCTTTTTGCGCTTGAGCGCAAAATAAAAAAAGATGAATTTTTTGCGCTTAACCTTTCTAATTTCAAATACAGCGGTGTAATCAGGCTTATTTCAAACAAAAAACTTCCGCTTCAAAAATTAAGGTCGTTTAAAGCATTTCCGCGTTCAATTTCATACGATATTCACAATATTCCCGTGCAGGAAAATTACAAAACCTGCTATGAGTACGCTCTTTTAGGCAAGGATTTGAAACCTTTTGCACTAACGCCGCTGCAAATTACACCGCCTGAGAAAACAGCGTTGAAAGTTTTGCCAAACGAGCTTGAAAATGCTATTATTCGCATAAAAGTTAATAAAAACGGCAGTTTAGATATCAAAAATAAACTCAACGGTTTAGAGTTTAAAAACCTTCATCAGATTTTTGATATAGCCGATGTCGGCGACAGCTATAATTTTTCACCTGTTATGGGTGATAAACCGCTCAAAGCGCAGTTTATTTCTTCCAAAATTGCCCAACAGGGCAAAGTATTATGTTCACTTGAGCTGAAATATACGCTCAAAATCCCTGCCGGCGTTATTGCAAACGGCATGAAGAAATCCACCCGCTCCAAAAAACTTTTGAAACATGATTTTAAACTTGTTATAGAATTAGCAGAAAATTCACCGCGGCTTGATTTTAAGCTTATTTTTGCAAATAAAGCCAAAAATCATATGCTAAAGCTTAATTTTCCCCTGCCTAAAGATATTACAACAACTTTAAGCGAGGATAATTTTGGGGCTATAAAAAGAGCATTTTCGCCTGAATATGAGCTTGAAAAACTTCTTCCTGCCCCTAAAAATGTCGAAGTTTCTCTGAACACAGGCGCCCTGCAGCGTTTTGTCCAGACACAGGGATTATGTGTTTTAACAAAGGGCTTGAATGAATATGAAGTTTATAAAAATAACCTTAATATAACGCTTATGCGGGGGTTTGGCGAGATTGCGCAAAAATCTCTGCTGACACGCAACACGGCAGCGGGTCCACCGTTGCCCACTCCTGGAGGGCAGTGTTTGCGGGAATTTGAGCAGGAATATGCCCTTTTGTTAACTGAAAATATTGATGAAATGTTTGCTCAAGCTGATTTTTTCTACAATCCTGTTGTTACGATGCAAGGTTTCGGCAAAAAGACGGTTTTGCCTGATTTGAATTTGCACCACCAATCAGAAGGGGTTTATGTCCACTCTGTAAAAGAAGCACAATCAAAAGACGGCTTGATAATCAAAATCTTTAACTATAATGATGTTGAGAAGAAAATACACATAGACTTTGGCGCGAAAGAAGTTTTGGAAACAGATTTATTGGAAAATATCGTCAACAAAAAGAATTTAGCCGATAAGGCCGTTGCGCTGCCGCCGCAGAGTATTAAAGTTTTTAAACTGATTTTTTAA
- the upp gene encoding uracil phosphoribosyltransferase, whose amino-acid sequence MHKTEEEQKVNISVCNHPIALQNLAIMRDKNTTPELFRNATKRLAEVLFFSATDNLPVVEKAIATPMTQASVKVIDPNVQVIIAPILRAALLFSEVALNLLPDAIVQHIGLYRDDETLEPVWYYNKLPAIFENPKRTYVYILDPMLATGGSALEAIKLYLQKGIPQENIRFVCLLSVEQGIKKIHSKYPNVKVVTTWIDERLNEKGYIIPGLGDAGDRTFNTMYKVR is encoded by the coding sequence ATGCACAAAACAGAAGAAGAACAAAAAGTAAATATAAGCGTTTGCAACCATCCTATTGCCTTGCAAAACCTTGCTATAATGAGGGATAAAAACACTACCCCCGAACTATTCAGAAACGCAACCAAAAGGCTTGCCGAGGTATTGTTTTTTAGTGCAACAGACAACCTGCCTGTGGTGGAAAAAGCTATCGCAACCCCTATGACACAAGCAAGTGTAAAAGTGATTGACCCTAATGTACAGGTTATCATTGCACCGATTTTGCGTGCTGCTCTTTTGTTTTCAGAAGTCGCTCTTAACCTTTTGCCGGACGCAATAGTCCAGCATATAGGGCTTTACAGAGATGATGAAACACTGGAGCCGGTATGGTATTACAACAAACTGCCCGCTATATTTGAGAACCCCAAGCGGACTTATGTTTATATTTTAGACCCTATGCTTGCAACAGGCGGCAGTGCGCTTGAAGCCATTAAACTTTACCTGCAAAAAGGTATCCCGCAGGAAAATATCCGTTTTGTCTGCCTTTTGAGCGTAGAGCAGGGCATTAAAAAAATTCATTCAAAATACCCTAACGTAAAAGTAGTAACGACCTGGATTGATGAAAGATTAAATGAAAAAGGCTATATAATACCGGGTCTTGGCGATGCAGGCGACAGAACATTTAATACAATGTATAAGGTGAGATAG
- the rlmN gene encoding 23S rRNA (adenine(2503)-C(2))-methyltransferase RlmN — protein sequence MENTVILSSKTLKELEETVEALGEPKFRAKQLHSWIYSKFASDFDEMSNISKAFKANLERNTVLSNVFIKKKQISTDGTVKYLVEFADGNRVECVLMRFDNRPNLTACVSSQIGCAVGCVFCATGKSGFVRNLTPQEIVEQLMVMQRDTKLRISNVVFMGQGEPLLNIDNVLKSIEIINTEVGIGIRRITVSTSGIIPGIQKLKEIDFQATVALSLHAPNSQVRQKLMPVENKYNINNVIKAMEGLVNHTGRRATIEYTIIKGVNDSLEDAHEVLALLKNLHCNINIIPYNPACNEDFAKPSMEQINKFKFILERSSHKVTVRLERGADIDAACGQLRSRAE from the coding sequence ATGGAAAACACGGTTATATTAAGCTCAAAAACTTTAAAAGAACTTGAAGAAACGGTTGAGGCATTGGGAGAACCAAAGTTCAGGGCAAAGCAGCTGCATTCCTGGATTTACAGCAAATTCGCTTCGGATTTTGACGAGATGAGCAATATTTCTAAAGCATTTAAAGCTAATCTTGAGCGAAACACTGTTCTAAGCAACGTTTTCATCAAAAAAAAGCAAATAAGTACAGACGGTACGGTTAAATATCTGGTAGAATTTGCGGACGGCAACCGTGTAGAATGCGTACTTATGCGTTTTGATAACCGCCCTAATTTGACGGCTTGTGTAAGTTCACAGATAGGATGTGCCGTAGGGTGTGTTTTTTGCGCTACAGGCAAGAGCGGTTTTGTGCGTAATTTAACACCGCAGGAAATAGTTGAGCAGTTGATGGTAATGCAGCGCGATACGAAGCTGCGTATTTCTAATGTTGTTTTTATGGGACAGGGCGAACCTTTGCTGAACATTGATAACGTTTTAAAATCAATTGAGATTATTAATACAGAAGTCGGAATCGGCATTAGGCGTATAACGGTATCTACAAGCGGTATAATTCCGGGGATACAAAAACTCAAGGAAATTGATTTTCAGGCGACCGTGGCGCTATCTTTGCATGCCCCTAACAGCCAAGTCCGTCAAAAACTTATGCCTGTTGAGAACAAATACAATATAAACAATGTAATCAAAGCTATGGAAGGGCTTGTAAACCATACGGGCAGACGTGCAACCATAGAATATACTATTATAAAAGGGGTTAATGATTCTTTGGAAGACGCCCATGAGGTTTTGGCGCTTTTGAAAAACCTTCATTGCAATATAAACATAATCCCTTATAATCCTGCTTGCAATGAGGATTTTGCAAAACCTTCCATGGAGCAGATTAACAAATTCAAGTTTATTTTAGAGCGCTCAAGCCATAAAGTAACGGTTCGCCTTGAGAGGGGGGCTGATATTGATGCAGCTTGCGGGCAGTTGAGGAGCAGGGCGGAGTAA